TACACAATGGAGAGCTGCAGGAAATAGACAGTCCCTCTGCCCTCAGGTATAAATACTCAACACATGCTTTTCATGTAGAAACAGTTACTGGTGAACAATTAGTTATTCAAAACAAGCCAGAGAACGCGGGTCAAATAAACGAGTTAATCACAACAAACCAAATTAAATTTATGCATTCCGACAACCCGTCCCTTGGCCAAATCTTCCTAAAAGTTACCGGAAAGGAGCTAGTCTAATGAATACTCAACGTATAGCTGCCATTTTTGAAAAGGATTATAAAGACTTCATGAAAAATACAGTGTTACTCGTCACGGCCGCCCTTCCCATTGTGATGGCTTTGCTTTATAGCCAGATAGGTGATGGTGAAGCGGCAGTCTTTCTGGTTTATATGATTATTGGCATTACGTTTTCAGCTGTAACATCTAATATGATTATTACCATGATGGCTGAAGAAAATGAAAAGAAAACATTACGTGGTTTAATTCAATCGCCAGCTTCATTTTTCGATATCATTATTGGGAAAAGTCTAGTCACCACCATTGTCACATTTGTAGCACTTGCTATCTCACTCGTGATCACAGGATTTGATCCGTTACTAAACGTCAGGGCAATCATAGGGGTTCTCTTACTATTTATGTTCTTTCTCTTACTTGGAATTGGTATTGGACTGTACGCTAAAAGCGTGGCCTCAACTTACGTGTACATTATGCCCATTATGTTTTTGTTTGGTTTTACACCAATGCTTTTAAACTTGGAGTTCTTTGTAAATAATGAAATCGCCGCTACCATTATTGAATATGTCCCCATCATGCAAGCCATTGGAATCCATGACACCAATTCATGGTTACCACTTGGGGTCATTTCCATATGGGTATTGGTTGCAGCAATAGTAGTGTACATTTGCTTTAAGAAAACAACGACGGATGATTAAACCATCATCACAAATGTATAGAAAAACACACTCCCGCTATGTAGAGTGTGTTTTTCTCTTACTATTTGTCTTCTAATTCAAACTGTAACGCCAAATCCTGTAATTCCTCCGCTACTTGAGAAAGACTGCTGACTGCAGCGGAAATCTCTTGCATGGATGCAAGCTGTTCTTCTGTTGAGGCAGTTACGTTTTCTGAGTTTGCTGCCGTTAGTTCTGCAATCGTTGAGATCTCTTGGAATGTTTGAATAAACTGATTGGTACCTGAGTCTAATTGTTTAGTTTCTTCATAGACATCTTTTATTTCTTCAGACACCCCATCAATGAATTGCTTAACCACACCAAATGTATCGCCAGCATTATTAACGACCTCAATACCTTTTTGAACCTGCTCTGTACTTTCTTGCATTTTCACAGTAGTTTGGTTCGTTTCTTTCTGGATGGATTCAAGGATCTTCTTAATAACCTTTGCCGATTCTGCAGATTGTTCTGCCAGACGACGAACCTGCTCGGCCACAACCGCAAACCCTTTTCCTTGCTCACCTGCCCGAGCGGCTTCAATAGCTGCATTTAAAGCTAATAGATTGGTTTGTTCCGCTATACCAGTAATTTCATCTATCACTTTATTAACCTCAGTAGCTCTATGTCCAAGACCCGTTACACTAGTTGAGAGCTCTTCAACCGTTTGTTTTACCTGCTGCATTTGCTGAATACTACTTGAGATTGCTGTATGCCCATCCTCCACAGCATGAGTGGCTTGAATTGTATTTGTCAGTACTGTTTGTGATCGTTTCGTAACCGATGAGACACTCTCTGTCATCTTTTTCGTAGCCAGGCTTCCTCTTTGAATAAGGTCCCTTTGTCTGTCTACTTTTTGAGCCATCTCTTGTACATCTTCAGATATTTGCTCCGTTGCTTTTGTATTTTCCTCCGCACTTGCAGAGAGCTCTTCTGATGAAGAAGCAACATACTGAGATTTATCCTGCACATGTGAAATCATCGTGGATAACGATTGCCTCATCGTCTCAAACGCGCGACTTAAACGATTGATCTCATTTTTTTGATTGGACGACGCATCAAACGTCACACTTAGGTCTCCCTCACTCATTCGTTCAGCTGACGTTGTTAGCTTTTCAAGTGGTTTCGTGATCGAACGTAATAACATGATGACGATGATCATTCCAATCAGAATAGAAGCTACGGTAACAATTGCTGACGTGACGAGAATAGGATGTGTCGCTTCCCCAACCTCTTTATCTAAAGAAACAGCAACAATCTTCCAGCCTGTCTCTGCATTTGTCACATAGTTTAGCGTTGTAGCCTCACCTTTGTACGTATATCCAAGCCTGCCTTTTTCACTCTCTTGAAAAGTAAGGAATTCACCACTCGCTTCTTCTCCGATTGTTTCAGTAGGGTGAGA
The nucleotide sequence above comes from Alkalicoccobacillus plakortidis. Encoded proteins:
- a CDS encoding ABC transporter permease, which encodes MNTQRIAAIFEKDYKDFMKNTVLLVTAALPIVMALLYSQIGDGEAAVFLVYMIIGITFSAVTSNMIITMMAEENEKKTLRGLIQSPASFFDIIIGKSLVTTIVTFVALAISLVITGFDPLLNVRAIIGVLLLFMFFLLLGIGIGLYAKSVASTYVYIMPIMFLFGFTPMLLNLEFFVNNEIAATIIEYVPIMQAIGIHDTNSWLPLGVISIWVLVAAIVVYICFKKTTTDD
- a CDS encoding methyl-accepting chemotaxis protein, whose amino-acid sequence is MNNIRRRNIFSFLETSLKTKLILSFLLILIGPSLMIAIISFYSASQNVDQQLEGAAEESLAIIDHTITNFIMTQKENIDYLADTSDVSTFLEEDASGQRVLLDDFQDSRSNVELTFVGTEQGHFMQSPVDPPADPDYDPRVRPWYQLAKEQSGQIVITPPYVSASTDSVVTTIAKTTEDGLGVAGIDITLNAITDMLSTITIGNEGFVFLLDAENHYISHPTETIGEEASGEFLTFQESEKGRLGYTYKGEATTLNYVTNAETGWKIVAVSLDKEVGEATHPILVTSAIVTVASILIGMIIVIMLLRSITKPLEKLTTSAERMSEGDLSVTFDASSNQKNEINRLSRAFETMRQSLSTMISHVQDKSQYVASSSEELSASAEENTKATEQISEDVQEMAQKVDRQRDLIQRGSLATKKMTESVSSVTKRSQTVLTNTIQATHAVEDGHTAISSSIQQMQQVKQTVEELSTSVTGLGHRATEVNKVIDEITGIAEQTNLLALNAAIEAARAGEQGKGFAVVAEQVRRLAEQSAESAKVIKKILESIQKETNQTTVKMQESTEQVQKGIEVVNNAGDTFGVVKQFIDGVSEEIKDVYEETKQLDSGTNQFIQTFQEISTIAELTAANSENVTASTEEQLASMQEISAAVSSLSQVAEELQDLALQFELEDK